The Zea mays cultivar B73 chromosome 7, Zm-B73-REFERENCE-NAM-5.0, whole genome shotgun sequence DNA segment TCTCGGGTCGTTCCCGGCGAGTTTTGGCACGACCCTGCTGGCCTGGGCCgcctggccgtggccgtggccgctGACACGAGCACACGCGACGCCTGACCGAGCCCGACCCATCATCATTTTCATCGGCGCTTGCACGGGTTTCCAAGCGAAGCGGCTAGtatcagtagcagcagcagtatacTTTGGTAGTTAGCGGTGGGTTTTAACAGCAAAACCTGTTAGGCCTAGTTTGGATACTTTGGGATTAGAGTGTTTTGGAGGAATTGGAGAGGGTGTAAATCACTAATAAATCAAATACTCTCTCAATACACTTTAATCCACTTCAATTCCACTTattactagagtacccaaactaggCCTTAGTGTTAGAGAGCAGGGCCTTTTTACGGTGGCGTGGCGTGAAACAAACGGCTGCTTTGGAAGCCATTTCTGCACAATCATCATATATACTAACAAAAGGAAGACGCTTTCAGGTAGCAGTAGTAGACGTAGTAAAAGAAAGGTTTTTTTTTTACAAAggcaaagaaaaaaaaagaaagataGCAGTGGGTTACTGTGATGAGTGGCAGTAGTACCGTGGTGCAGGGAACAGTACCGGCTGCCGCTGCGCTGCTGTGGTGCTGCTGCGGGCTGCGGCAGCGCGCCTGTGGCAGGGTGAGCCGGTGAGGTCCGTCCAAGCGTGGCATGATTATGGCGTTGAAAACTTTATAGCCGGGGTGGGTGGGGTGGGGGGACTGGGGCTTCAGAACCTGTGACGTGCCGTCGTCTACCTGCCCTTGTTGGCAGGCTGACTGGCTGCAACAGACTGGACGCGCGGTCAAAGTGGGAGGCATGGCATTGGCATCAGCAGCGGCAGTGGCAGCGGAGCGCCTCGCCGCCTCTGAATCCGAACCATACGAACGCATCGGATGCTGCGGGCCCACCCGCCCGCAGGCCGCGCGCGCGGCCTGTCTCGGTGTGTGGGGCCTGTGGGGGCAGGCCTGAGTTTTGACGTGCTGCGCGTCGCGGTGCCGAGCAGTTTGTTACTTGTGTACGTGTGGTGTTGCGACCGGAACCGGGTATATCCATCGTTCATTTAACCGGAGTCCGGAGACGGAGAGTGCGGACGCCCACCTCGTACAGTATTCGGTGGCCCAGGACTAGGAGGGGGAGCGGCGGGCCCCGCACATCCATTTGACTTGCGCAAAAGCAAAAGCTCACCCATCCATGTCGTCAGTGGAGACCACACCGCCACACATGCAGACCGGCCAGCCAGCCGGCCGTCCGTCCCACACGAGGGCATAGAAAGAAGAGATTCCCCGTGCTCCCGCGGCCAGCCGCGGCACCTACGAACGACTACGAGGACTCTTGTCGCttgcgctgctgctgctgcttttgTTTGGGACGGCCGCACGGGACGGGACGGCATGGGACGGGCCCGCCGCTCTCTCAGGCAGGCCTCCCGGTCTCTGTTTGCTTCCAAACACAAGTGGCCGGGCAGCACCGGCTGCCGGATATTTCGGCCTCAGTTCAGAGGACCGTCGCGCGCCGGTGCGGCGGTGCCGGGTCCCTTCACCGCTTCTCCCTCTCATGTTTTCCTTTTCGCGTGCTTTGCCGCCAAGCACCTGTGGCAGCCAGAAGCAGGTGCATGGACGACGAGGACGTGTATACGCGACTAGTTCCGATTCGGTGTGCTGTGCTGTGCAGTCCACCATACCTCGTGTATGCACTCACTCCTCAGTCCTCAGCTTCCTGTCCGTTGCATTGCGCCGGCACCCGTCTGCAGGACGCTGCAGGATGCACGCGTTCCAGACGTGCAAACATCACCCAAGTGCGCTTCCAAGTGTACGTATAATGTGTCAGAGTCAATGGGTACACAATTAGAGTGTTTAGTTTGAGTAATAAGTTAGTCCATTATATTCTTATTCCTCACTTTTTTTTACTTgttttgtggaatagaatgagttgatccatcacaatCTCATTCCTTATTTAGTTGGTACTATCAATAGGAATGAGATCATCCCACTAAATTTGAGAGATGGACTCATGATGCACCTACCTCATGTTGGATGGAgccatttctcaaaccaaacacccccaatAAGAACAGGCAACGGCTTATAAAGCTGTCTCCGGTAGATCATGTATGCAAAACACCGTTTTATATTGTTTACAAATTACAAGGTAAAGTTTCAAATAAATTGTGTGATAGAAGAGCTGCTAGGCATAGACTCAACATGTTCAAACTAGAGTACTAGAGCCAAGGTTGTCACTGAGGGGGTGCCACCGGTCCCCAAAACAGTGGCTCCCATAGCCACTGCACACTAAGGTGAAATCCTAGATATAAATATACAAAGAGTGTCCTGCCACAGTCCATTCTTGATTGGATTGTTATCTTAATATCTCAGTTACTTATCGAATATTATTTATTGTACCTATGATGGTTGTATTGGAgagagaagctttttaaaattAAAATTGTTAGAAACCATTTGAGGTCAGCAATGACTCAAGAAAGATTAAATGGTTTAGTGATTCTATGTATCAAGAGGTTGTTGAATAATATTGATCTCAATGATACAATCAATGATTTTATATTACAAAACGTTAGAAGACATTTTTAGCATGATATCAAGTATAATAAGTAAGTCTTTATAGCTATATTTTatatttatcatcttataaactttTAAACATTTAATAAAAAGTTTTATATATTACACATCAAATAATATGACCTCTATTATTGTATTTCGCCCTGGTCCATCGAAAAGTAAGATATAGGTGTGCAATCGCTTGGCTAGTTGGGATCGTTTATTCTAGGACGACTCAGGGCACCAGAGCACCACCACCACTTCAGCACCTCAGGGCTCAGGCCCAAAGCTGCGCCTTTCTCTTTTCCCTCCTCCCGTGCTCCGTATGTCAACGCGACGCGAACAAAAACAGCACCCGCCCTCTCCACCACCGGTCCACCGCTGCCCTGCCACACAACGAAGGTTCGCCCCCACCACGGTTCCTCCGCTCCCGGCTCCCGCTCGTATAAAGCCGGCGCCCCTCGCAAGTCGCACCTCCACTAGACCACTACTGGCTCTTGCTTGGATTCCCTCCGCTCCGGCTCTGCTGCCAAGCTCCTCGTCTCGTGCCTCCTACGCCATTGGGCTAGCTGCCTGCTCGCCCGCCCCTTGCGCCGGGCATGGCGGCCACGCTGGACGGAGCTGCCGGATGCAGGAAGCGCAAGCGCGCGGCGCCTGGCCTTGCCGACCTGCACGACGACATGCTCGAGCGCGTGCTCGCGCGCCTCCCACCGGCCAGCTACTTCCGCCTCCGGGGCGTCTCCCGCCGGTGGCGCGCCGCGGCGGAGTCCCGCAGCTTCCGCGCCGCCTGCGCGCGCGTCACGGCCCGGGACCCATGGTTCCTCATGCTCGAGGACTCCGACCACCAGGACCAGGACCAGGACGAGCGGCGGCCGCGCCCCGCCGCCGTGTTCGACTCCGCCGAGCGCGCCTTGGCGCGGTGGCGTGGCGCGCCGGTGCCGCTGCAGCCGGTGGCCGCCGCGAGCGGGCTCGTGCTCTACCGCGACCCGAGCACGGGTGGCCTCACCGTGGTCAACCCGCTCACGGGCGCGTCCCGCGCGCTCCCGCCGCCGGCGCGCGTGGCGGGCGCGCTGCAGGCCGTCGCCATGTACGGCTCGCCGTACCGCGTGGTGCTCATCCTGGGCGAGCTGCCGGAGCTGTCCACGGTGGCGTACGACTCGTCCACGAACGCGTGGAGCGAGCAGGCGGCGCTCTCCCGAAAACCAGAGGTGGAGGGCGCCCCGTCCCGGGAGCGCGTCGCGGAggtcggcgacggcgacggcgacgacaCGGTCTACTTCCTGAGCAAGTCCGGCGACGTGGTGGCCAGCACCATGCAGCGGAGCGCGTCGCGGCAGTACTCGTCCGCCGTGGCGTGCggcggctgcggcggcggcgacgcCGTGGCCTACTTCCTGAGCCGCTCGGGCACGGTGGTGGCCTGCGACCTGGCGCGCCGCGCGTTCGCGGAGCTGCCCCGGATCCTGCCCGCCTACCACGAGCACTCCATCGACGTGGTGGCCTGCGGCGGCGCCGCCTACGCGGTGGTGCTCTCGGAGTTCCTCGACGCCGCGAGCCTCCGCGTGTGGGAGTTCGCGGGGGGCGCGTGGCGGCAGGTGGCCGCGATGCCGCCCGCCATGGCGCACGGCTTCCGCGGCGCCAAGGCGGACGTGAACTGCGTCGGCCACGGCGGCCGCCTCATGGTCTGCGTCAGCTCCAGCTCCGCCGGCGCCGGCGGCTGCTTCTTGTGCGACGTCGGGACCAACCGGTGGGAGGAGCTCCCTCGGCGCGCCGCAGGGGACGGCGACGCCACCACGGGCTTCGTGTCCGCGCTCTCGTTCGAGCCGAGAATTGAGGCCGCCGTCTGACGAGTCTCATCTCTCGGAGCCTCGGCATTGCTGGTTTCTTTTGTGTCTAGTAGTAGTAGATCGCTTGGCGGCATCCCTGGTGCCTAGTGAGACATGGATTACGCTGCGGGCATCCTGATTCCATGAATTGTTCGCGTGTGATTTGAGATGGTTTCGTGTGAATCAAATCACCAAGCCTGCTAGTCCGTCCGTCGCTTCCATCATTCCATGCGTGTTGTGGCATTGTAGTGCTGCTGCGGATCCTGTCTGGGCTCAGTGCTCAGGCTGCTGTCGTTTCTCGAGTCTCGTGCCGCTGGGCGCCGAGCCCTCATCAATCAGTCAACTTGAGAGCTCACTTTTTCCTTCCTGAATTAGCAAAATGCCAGATGCCGCCCAGTCGTGTGCGAAATGCATGCGTTTAGTTGATGATCCTACTCCTAAGTCCTAACCATCGTGGCCTAAATCATCAGTCAGAACATTAAACAGAAAGCAACGGAGCAAGAACAAGTGTTAGACACCGTGGCACACGCACCAGGCCTGGCCTTgaagaacaacaacaacaaaaaaaaaaCCCCGAGCGGAGTAGAAGAGCCGACGAGGCGTCCACGGTCTAGGGAAGCCGAGGGCGACCAGCGGCGGTGCCTTTTCCTTTTTTGCGCGCAAGTGCAAGGCCACCATGATGCGGTGCTCGCCCATGCAAACAGCTAAAGCGCCCTTGGCTTTCACTTTGGAAGGGGGCTGGCTGCTCCTGCTCTGCTCTCCCACTGACGCTGCCCGGCACCGGCACCGTCTCGCCGAGACACACGGGCCGGTACAGTCAGTCACGGGCACGCACGGCACAACGCAAGACAATCCTTGTGGGGATAGGCATATGGCCGTCTCGTCTTGCTGTTCGTTCGTGCTGGCCAGTGGCCGCTGCCGGCCCCGGCCTCCCTCCTCCACTCTTTTACTCTTTTTCATTCACGCTCCATGTGTTCTGTTTGGCCACGAGCCGAGCTCGCAGTCGCAGCTGCGTCGCGTCTGCTTTTTGAGTGGATCACTGTGAAATGTGAATCTGTGGCCGTGCAATGCGAGTGCCTAGTGTGCGTGCTGCGTGCTTTCcttgtttgtttttttttttttttgcttgctTTGAGGCGCAGTGGTGGCTTGGCTGGTGTGGATGAGCTACGGCTGCTTTGGCAAGTGCAAACAAAGCTCTCCCCCAAAGCGTGCTTACGCCTTTAGTAGTTGCAGTTGCAGCCTCCCGCGGACGCCCCCTTCCTTTCCTGTCACGTTTAGGCTTCTTTTAGCCAAGCATTAGTTACTGCAGTGACCTGTGTAATCCGATGCTGGGGTCCCTGTTGCACACTTGCGCTGACGGGGCCACCTGCCAGCAGCTTCCTTTTACAGCATTAGCATCGGTTCGGTGGATGCTGGCCAGCTGCCGTAGCGATTCTGGCATGTGAACTCGTGACGGGCCAGGACTCGCTAGATTAGATCGAGCATGGCCGGCGGGGGAGTCATGCGCTCGGCTCGTGGAATGCAAtagggctggacaaaatactcgtggctcgataACTCGCTTGACTCAGCTCGTTAGTAGcttggctcgactcggctcgttttaaTTTTGTAGCAAGCCAAGCTAACATTCTAGCTCGGTTCTCTAATGAGCCAGCTCGGGTTAGCTCGTGAgttagctcgcgagccaaacgAGCTAAGCCACAACATAAGTTTGTCTAGTCGTTGATGTCGTCTCATCTCTCATAGTCTTGTTTTCTCGTTGTTATGATCTGTGATATGGACATGTGTGGATGTGCCATGTGGTTAAATGTTTGTATTATTGCATGGCTACATGTTTGTAGTGTTAAACatttaaaatatgattttttggttatacatatatttatgtacatagatctttatatttagttgtgtggctcgcgagcctaacgagctagctcgagcttcctaacgagccaagccgagccagctgtttagctcgttagtataacgagccgagccgagctggctcgttacaaTAACGAGCTATAACGAGCCGAGCCGTAACGAgtcgagctggctcgatatccacccctaaaTGCAATGCAGTGGAAATACTATGGAACGGTTGGCAAATGCGGCGAGGGATTTTAATTCACTGTCATTACGCTTGCATCTGGCAGCCACCTATGCAGGGATAGCGAGCAACGCAGAAGCCACAACCCTCTATTCTTTTTTTATTACTAGGGTAGTAGATGCAAGTTCGAACCTGACAGGCCGGCACTCACACAGTCCTACTGGTGTCTTTCTTTACCTGTAGCGATGTCAAACGAGCAGAAGCAGAGCAGTCAGCCCAGTCAGCGAACATATCAACCTGGACAGCAAAGATTCTCCGCAACACAAGGCGAGCAGAGTTTCAGCATGCGCCGAGACAACTCAACTTGGCCTCAAAGTTCGGGTATGTTTGTACACATCAGGGCTCAGAGCCTAGCCTGATACACTTCTCACAAGGCAAACAGAAGCATGGCATTGCAGACTGCAGTGCCCGAGATTCTGTAGGTTTTTCGATAGGAATCTGCCTGTAACACAATTTGGGAGGGTGTTTGGCTGTAGCATCCATAGGACGACGAGGGAGGGAGGGGGGGCCAACCAATTGGCAGCCTTATTATTTCGAACAGATAAAAATCACGCCAGGGCGATGGATACTCAGCTCAATCACGGAATTCATCCATGAACTTCTCGTGGAACTCCTTGAGCCTGGATACTATCGCAGGTATCTTGTCCTCCTGCGGCAGTATCGTGCACCTGAAGTGCCACGTTCCAGGGACCTTCACGGTGTCGCGAAGTTAAGATCCAGCAAAAGCAACGTGTCAGTGTCGTGTGCATCTGAAGCTTAACGATGCTTTGAAACGGCAGGGACTTCCACAAAAAAGGGGCTTTTGAGATTACCCACCTGTCCAAACCCAGAACCGGGGACGACGACGATTCCAGTGGCTTCCAGTAGGCGTTTTGCGTAGTATGCATCTGGCGCAGTGCCGACTGCTTGGGCTGCTCCAATTGCCTTCTGGGGTAAATGAAGGCGTGGGAACAGATAcattgcaccttcggctttgttgcATGTAATTCCTTCTAAACTGTTGAATGCTTCTTCCAAAGCCTGTGACAGAAGAACACGTAACAATAAGAAGGTGCTTATAAGATTCAGGAAAAAAAAGATCTTTTTTAAAGTTGTTTTGCATATGTTAACGGACTACTCGGCCAGGGGTATAGCTTTTATTCTTGTTTGATATTTCCATATTAGGACTCTAGACAATGAAGGGAAAAAGGAACACGGTTAGACTTACACTTTCAGCCCGGTACAATCAATCAATCTTAGAAGGGGCAGGACAGGAGTAGCACAAACCTTTGCACGCCGAGCCAACGATGAAAGGATACCATCCTTCTCTGACATGAAGGATTCAAAGGATTCATCCCCAGCCTGTGGAGGTACAAGATATCTTAGTTACTGCCATCATTGTGGTACTTAAGAGCTTCCTAAGCATCCTACACTGACCTTTGGTGGGTTCATTACAAGGCTAGCAAGAATTTGCCCCGAAACATTGGAGCACAGGTTTACTGATGCCACCTTGTAAATTTGTTCCCGTACTTCAGGACTGAATCCAGTTATCTCCATATAACCGCCTCGTTTTCCACATTCTCCGTAGTAGCCTAACAGCGGTGCAGCACAAAGAGTAGGCTTTACACAAAAAAAAAACTAGGAGAGGCAAACATGATAGGACTATAGAGCATTGAACCACCCGAGTTTGATTCTGAATACCTTTAGAAACTGACTGGAATGATACCAAAGGAAGATCATCATCAGTGTATCCCAGTGACCGTGCAATTTTTTTGAATGAGTGGAATGGCTTATCTTCAACATATATATTTTCCTGGTAAACCTAGAGGAGATATGGATAAATAAATGGTGTTAGTAGATATACCATGTTTAAGTGTGTGAGCAGCTCATGGGTATTGCCGTATTGTTATGGTGAAAACCTCAAACACAAGTTCTGACTTCTGACTCACCTCATCTGCGAGAAGAACAAGTCCTTCATTCTTGCAGAATTCGACAATTTTCTTTTGGTTTTCCTCAACAAGAACCTACCAAGATCATAATTCTTGTAAAAAATGAGATAGGATGGCATTATTTGTCTTATAGGTATTTTTTTTCTCACATACATAATATTACAatatgttaaaaattaaaattgtaATCTGCGATGCCTTATGAGGTATACTATTCCTAATGAGAACCATGCAAGATCTGACATTTTTTGCATGTAACAAATAGACAAATAATTACCTGTCCTGTTGGATTTCCTGGATTTATGACCACAAGCGCCCTGACAGTGATGCCCTTAGATCGAGCCTCCTCCAGTTGTTTCTTCAGCTCATCAACATCGAGTCCCCACCCTGTCTCTTCATTAAGGAAATAAGGAACCTGAAAGAAAATTTGTTCACAAATCAAAATTTTCAGACATACACACCATATTTACTGCAGGTTCGCTATGTTAGTAGCATATAACAGCAGTCAATACATACAAACCAATTTTGACTGGTGATGATCGATTCACTAATTATTATGAAATGGTTTTACTGAACTCAGTGGATTATATGAAGGATTTAACTCAAATTACTGCATAAAACTGCAAGTTGAGATGACATCGATCTGATTCAGCAAACAATAACAGCACAGAAGCATTGTCACAGAACATACAAGGGAACCACCGTGAAGAGCAATCGATGCAGAGTACAGTGGGTACTGTGGAATAGGGCAGAGAATGCCATCGCTCTCAGAACTTATCAACAACTGCATCATCATGTGCACCTAGTTGAAAAAAGAATTACACTATATCAGTAACAAGGGCAAGCTTTGTCCAATTGTACAGCCAACCGATTACAGCTATTTCCACATAAATGGACATGGACTACCACTGATCAAAAGAAGATATATGGTACATACTGCTGGGCTTGCTCCATCTGTTAGAAAGATGTTATCTCCACTTGCATGAAACCCATCACgggcagcaattccagcagcaattTCATCACGTAAACCTTTTATACCCTGAAATAGAGAGCAACAAGTGTGATCAAGCTCATCCAATTATAACAGCATTCATTCAAGATTGCATTATATATGTACCTGACTATGGCTATATGCTCCTGTCGCTCTACCTGGTATCTTCTCTAGAATTTGCCATGCTCTCTCTATAGCATCTGAACTGTATAAAATCATAATTATAAATCAACATTCTAGGCCCGCAAACAAAACGTGTAGTTAGCCACCTACCTAGTACCTAAATGATCAGTTTAGTGACTAGGAAAGCTGTTTAAACTAAATGTGTCAACATGTGAATGTTCATACAGATTAAAAGGGTTTGAGAGAAAGCTCAAGTGGCTGTGACTATGAGAAAACAACTGGGCAATGCGTTCAACCTACCTTAGCAGCAGGCACATTGCATATATTTATACGGGCACAAGGCCATTGTTACAGACTAGGAGCCGGCAAGGGAGTAGACTCAGCAGGTTTAAACCCCCCCATCCGATCCAAACTCTATCTCTAAGGATCGGTTGGACTCCTTCCTCTTTACACCACAGTCCAAAACTGACTCGATTCTAACTGCTGGATCTAGCTCTAACTCAATGCTGCCGCCAATAATTGTCTTTATCATCTAACATCCTCCCTCAATCATAACTTGCGAGTTAAGATTGTCTCTGAATGATTCTAACTTCTTCATAGTTAGAGGCTTCGTAAATCCATGTACCACTTGATCTCCAATTCTCCAGTAGAAATTAATCACACTTCCATTAATTTCCTTGCTACTCTTTCTCTCACAAAATGAAAatcaatctcaacatgttctgttGTTGACCTCTATTGGCCTGGCAGCTGCCTTCCTGAACCTCTATTGGCCTGGTGGCTAGGGTTCCTAGAGGATGATTCTGCGGCTGATTTGGAGATAGGATCTGATACCATATGAGAAAGCAACCAGGCAATGCATTCAACCTACCTCAGCAGCATCTGCATTGCATATATTTATATGGACACAAGGCCATTGTTATAGACTAGGGGTCGGTAAGGAAATAGACTCGAGAGATTTAAATCAGTCTCGTCCGATCCAAAGTAAACTCTATCTCCAAGGATTGGTTGACTCCTTCCTATTTATAGGACAAAGTCTGAAACTGACTCAATTCTAGCTACCGAGTCTAACTCTAACTCAATGCTGAAGCACATAATTCTCTCTATCATCTAACAGTGACAAGACACTACAGATGACAGTTTCTACAGATTCAAAGGGTTCAGAAATTTCAGAACTAACTTATACCTGCTCTAGAAATTATGTTCTCATTTCTCATGAGCCACAACATCATGTGTGCATCACGACAGAAAAGGTTTCTAAAAGATTAAACAAGTACTTTTGTCCCCAAAACATAAGCAGGCAGATAAATAGTTATGCTGAGCAGTTTCCTTCTTATACTTGTCTCTTACATACTGGCATAGCTCTAAAAACACTTATAAATGACTGATACATGAAGTTGGTTGTTGACATTTTAGATTATTACTAAGCGTATGGCCTAGTACATAGTATTAAAGTCAACTAACCAATTTAGCATTGATTTACTTGTGCTTATCTTTCATGTACctgtacaaagca contains these protein-coding regions:
- the LOC103633424 gene encoding F-box only protein 13; amino-acid sequence: MAATLDGAAGCRKRKRAAPGLADLHDDMLERVLARLPPASYFRLRGVSRRWRAAAESRSFRAACARVTARDPWFLMLEDSDHQDQDQDERRPRPAAVFDSAERALARWRGAPVPLQPVAAASGLVLYRDPSTGGLTVVNPLTGASRALPPPARVAGALQAVAMYGSPYRVVLILGELPELSTVAYDSSTNAWSEQAALSRKPEVEGAPSRERVAEVGDGDGDDTVYFLSKSGDVVASTMQRSASRQYSSAVACGGCGGGDAVAYFLSRSGTVVACDLARRAFAELPRILPAYHEHSIDVVACGGAAYAVVLSEFLDAASLRVWEFAGGAWRQVAAMPPAMAHGFRGAKADVNCVGHGGRLMVCVSSSSAGAGGCFLCDVGTNRWEELPRRAAGDGDATTGFVSALSFEPRIEAAV
- the LOC100384793 gene encoding alanine aminotransferase 2; translation: MRRFAADRARRAVAASLHGAASRSAAPSPHAPAPRHPASPVGAAAMAAAMVRTMSTTAAGTPPVSVATINPKVLKCEYAVRGEIVTHAQNLQQELQKNPESLPFDEILYCNIGNPQSLGQQPVTYFREVLSLCDHPALLDKSETHALYSSDAIERAWQILEKIPGRATGAYSHSQGIKGLRDEIAAGIAARDGFHASGDNIFLTDGASPAVHMMMQLLISSESDGILCPIPQYPLYSASIALHGGSLVPYFLNEETGWGLDVDELKKQLEEARSKGITVRALVVINPGNPTGQVLVEENQKKIVEFCKNEGLVLLADEVYQENIYVEDKPFHSFKKIARSLGYTDDDLPLVSFQSVSKGYYGECGKRGGYMEITGFSPEVREQIYKVASVNLCSNVSGQILASLVMNPPKAGDESFESFMSEKDGILSSLARRAKALEEAFNSLEGITCNKAEGAMYLFPRLHLPQKAIGAAQAVGTAPDAYYAKRLLEATGIVVVPGSGFGQVPGTWHFRCTILPQEDKIPAIVSRLKEFHEKFMDEFRD